The following are from one region of the Vibrio hyugaensis genome:
- a CDS encoding RpiB/LacA/LacB family sugar-phosphate isomerase, which yields MKIALMMENSQAGKNAIVLNELEQVARSQEYSVFNVGMSDENDHHLTYIHLGIMASILINSKAVDFIVTGCGTGQGAMMSLNIHPGIVCGYCLDPSDAFLFNQINNGNALSLAFAKGYGWGAELNVRYIFEKAFTTGDRGQGYPLERAEPQQRNAAILNDVKSAVVKENYLDTLKAIDPELVKTAVSGMRFQQCFFEHCQDAEIEAFVREILA from the coding sequence ATGAAAATTGCACTGATGATGGAAAATAGCCAAGCGGGTAAAAACGCGATTGTGCTAAACGAGCTTGAGCAAGTGGCTCGTTCACAAGAATACTCAGTATTTAACGTAGGCATGAGTGATGAAAACGATCATCACCTAACTTACATCCACCTAGGCATCATGGCGAGCATCTTAATCAATTCTAAAGCAGTGGATTTCATCGTGACTGGCTGTGGTACAGGGCAAGGTGCCATGATGTCATTGAATATTCATCCGGGCATTGTTTGTGGCTACTGCTTAGATCCATCTGACGCATTCTTGTTTAATCAAATTAACAACGGCAATGCCTTATCGCTTGCGTTCGCAAAGGGCTACGGCTGGGGTGCAGAATTGAACGTTCGTTATATTTTCGAGAAAGCATTCACAACCGGAGATCGCGGCCAAGGTTATCCACTAGAGCGAGCAGAGCCACAGCAGCGAAATGCTGCCATTCTTAACGATGTGAAGTCTGCTGTCGTAAAAGAAAACTACCTCGATACGTTAAAAGCCATTGACCCAGAACTGGTAAAAACTGCAGTAAGTGGCATGCGTTTCCAGCAGTGTTTCTTTGAGCACTGTCAAGATGCGGAGATCGAAGCATTCGTACGCGAAATCTTAGCTTAA
- the kdgR gene encoding DNA-binding transcriptional regulator KdgR has translation MAEKNTQPESVSSVLKVFSILEALGEQKEIGVSDLSQRLMMSKATTYRFLQTMKTLGYVSQEGEADKYSLTIRLFELGAKSLEYVDLIELADIEMTKIADVTGEALHLGALDEDAIIYIHKLDAKYSLRMHSRVGRRNPLYSTAIGKVLLAEREEAFVRESLKDIEFICHTKNTHKDVESLLKELELVRKQHYAEDNEEQEPGLYCVAVPVYDRFGHVVAGVSMSFPTVRFEESRREEYVSMLHNAGRVISEKMGFHEYPA, from the coding sequence ATGGCAGAAAAGAACACACAACCAGAATCCGTCTCTTCCGTTCTAAAGGTCTTTAGTATCTTAGAAGCGTTAGGCGAGCAGAAAGAAATTGGCGTGTCGGATTTGTCTCAACGATTGATGATGTCGAAGGCGACGACTTACCGTTTTCTTCAAACAATGAAGACGTTAGGCTATGTATCCCAAGAGGGTGAAGCCGATAAGTACAGCTTAACTATTCGTTTGTTTGAATTGGGAGCGAAGTCGCTAGAGTATGTAGATCTTATCGAATTAGCAGACATCGAGATGACCAAGATCGCCGATGTAACAGGGGAAGCATTACACCTTGGAGCATTAGATGAAGACGCGATCATCTACATCCATAAACTGGATGCTAAATACTCATTGCGAATGCACTCACGTGTCGGACGCCGCAATCCACTCTACAGTACCGCGATTGGTAAAGTACTTTTAGCGGAACGCGAAGAAGCATTTGTCAGAGAATCATTGAAAGATATTGAGTTTATTTGTCATACAAAAAATACTCATAAAGACGTTGAATCTTTGCTCAAAGAGCTTGAGTTAGTTCGTAAGCAGCATTACGCGGAAGATAACGAAGAGCAAGAACCTGGCTTATATTGTGTCGCGGTTCCTGTCTATGACCGCTTTGGGCATGTGGTTGCGGGTGTGTCCATGTCGTTCCCAACGGTGCGCTTTGAAGAGTCTCGTCGTGAAGAGTACGTATCCATGCTACACAATGCTGGCCGCGTGATCTCCGAGAAAATGGGTTTCCACGAATATCCTGCATGA
- the trpS gene encoding tryptophan--tRNA ligase, whose amino-acid sequence MDTTQNTQQREVILTGDRATGPLHLGHYVGSLQQRVALQTQHDQTILVADMQGLTDNAHNPSKVSSNILNVVADYLAVGIDPIQTTICLQSQVPALAELTMYYSNLVSIARLERNPTVKNEIQSKGFERSIPAGFLTYPISQAADITGFHATLVPVGDDQLPMLEQTNKIVRKINHLGGKAILKECRPLLSDAPRLPSTDGKNKMSKSMGNAINLGATGKEIRAAVKSMYTDPNHLRIEDPGKVEGNIVFTYLDAFHTDKAYVAELKAYYRHGGLGDGTTKNVLEECLQEMLRPIREKRAMFLDDKAQLVEILKQGSQRSREKTEQVLFDVKGVFGLNLF is encoded by the coding sequence ATGGATACCACACAAAACACTCAACAACGCGAAGTCATTCTCACTGGCGACCGAGCCACAGGCCCTCTGCATTTAGGTCATTACGTCGGCTCACTACAACAGCGTGTTGCGCTACAAACTCAGCACGATCAAACTATTCTCGTTGCCGATATGCAGGGTTTAACCGATAACGCGCACAATCCTTCCAAAGTCTCTTCCAATATCTTGAACGTAGTGGCGGATTATCTTGCCGTTGGTATCGACCCGATTCAAACCACCATCTGCTTGCAGTCTCAAGTTCCGGCGCTTGCTGAGCTAACCATGTACTACAGCAACTTGGTTTCTATCGCACGCTTGGAGCGTAACCCGACGGTGAAAAACGAAATCCAAAGCAAAGGGTTTGAGCGTTCCATTCCGGCTGGATTTTTGACTTACCCAATATCTCAAGCGGCCGACATTACCGGCTTTCACGCAACACTTGTCCCTGTTGGTGATGACCAATTGCCAATGCTAGAGCAAACCAATAAAATCGTGAGAAAGATAAACCATCTTGGCGGAAAAGCCATTCTGAAAGAGTGTCGTCCACTGCTCAGTGACGCGCCACGTTTGCCAAGCACTGATGGCAAAAACAAAATGTCGAAAAGTATGGGTAACGCAATCAACTTAGGGGCGACAGGGAAAGAAATCAGAGCGGCGGTGAAATCCATGTACACCGATCCAAACCACTTACGTATTGAAGATCCAGGCAAAGTAGAAGGCAACATCGTGTTCACTTACCTTGATGCGTTCCATACTGATAAAGCTTATGTGGCAGAGTTAAAAGCGTATTATCGCCATGGTGGACTGGGTGACGGAACAACCAAGAATGTGTTGGAAGAGTGTCTGCAAGAGATGCTTCGTCCAATCCGAGAAAAACGCGCCATGTTCTTAGATGACAAAGCACAACTTGTCGAAATTCTAAAACAAGGCAGCCAACGTTCGCGTGAGAAAACCGAGCAAGTGCTATTTGATGTGAAAGGGGTCTTTGGCTTGAATCTGTTCTGA
- the uxaC gene encoding glucuronate isomerase → MNQDYIHDNFLLSSPLAQDLYHRFAAPMPIIDFHNHLEAKNIWQDTKHENLTQAWLNSDHYVWRAMRSNGIDEHYITGDATDTEKFAKWCEAVPYLIGNPLYQWSHLELKRFFDCDLLLNPDNQKDIWGLSHQQFKQGNNSTRDVLKQLNVETLCTTDSPLSDLEHHLALKASDFDVQVLPTFRADELFCFNQTDKFHPLLKHLSKLTDTSIGTFQDYLCAIQTRLDVFHEVGCRLSDSGLPSVNFEPCSEEQAELIFQQLLQNQAITQTALVQLTSRLFFELGQRYYQLGWSMQLHIGVLMNVNERRKAQLGGGTGFSVINSDSYAHALSQLLSELDRSSCLPNTVLFNLNSNDNPVLSCMAGAFQDSDTVAGKIQFGAAWWFNDHKDGIEAQLTTLKNLGALGRFIGMLTDSRNVFSFSRHEYFRRVLCNLLARWVEDGEIPHDEPLLKQTIENICYYNAKRYFRFNSDQGLEG, encoded by the coding sequence ATGAATCAAGATTACATTCACGATAATTTTCTTCTCTCCAGCCCACTTGCTCAGGATCTGTATCATCGCTTTGCCGCACCGATGCCGATCATAGACTTTCACAATCACCTTGAAGCAAAAAACATTTGGCAGGACACAAAACACGAGAACCTCACCCAAGCATGGCTTAATAGCGATCACTATGTGTGGAGAGCGATGCGAAGTAATGGAATCGACGAGCACTACATCACTGGTGATGCAACGGACACAGAAAAGTTCGCCAAATGGTGTGAAGCAGTGCCTTACTTGATTGGCAATCCCCTTTATCAATGGTCTCATCTGGAGTTAAAACGTTTCTTTGATTGCGATTTATTACTCAATCCAGACAATCAAAAAGACATCTGGGGGTTAAGCCACCAGCAATTCAAACAAGGAAACAACAGTACTCGTGATGTACTGAAACAATTAAACGTCGAAACCTTGTGTACCACGGATTCGCCTTTATCCGACCTTGAGCATCATCTTGCGCTCAAAGCGTCTGACTTTGACGTACAAGTGTTACCGACGTTCCGTGCTGACGAATTGTTTTGTTTCAACCAAACCGACAAGTTTCATCCGCTACTCAAACACTTATCGAAGTTAACCGATACCTCAATTGGCACTTTCCAAGATTATCTTTGTGCAATCCAAACAAGGCTAGATGTCTTTCATGAAGTGGGTTGTCGTTTATCTGATTCGGGCTTGCCAAGCGTTAACTTTGAGCCATGCAGTGAGGAGCAAGCAGAACTCATCTTCCAACAGCTTCTACAAAACCAAGCGATTACCCAAACTGCACTCGTTCAACTGACATCCAGATTGTTTTTCGAGCTAGGCCAACGTTACTACCAACTCGGCTGGAGCATGCAACTTCATATAGGCGTTTTGATGAACGTCAATGAAAGACGCAAAGCTCAACTTGGTGGAGGAACGGGTTTTAGCGTCATTAACAGTGATTCGTATGCCCACGCCCTTTCCCAGTTACTGAGTGAACTGGATCGAAGTTCGTGTTTGCCTAATACGGTACTCTTTAATCTTAACTCCAACGATAACCCAGTACTTAGCTGCATGGCGGGTGCGTTTCAGGACAGCGATACGGTCGCGGGGAAGATTCAATTTGGCGCAGCATGGTGGTTTAACGACCATAAAGACGGCATCGAGGCACAACTGACGACGCTCAAAAATCTCGGCGCGCTCGGACGTTTTATCGGCATGCTGACAGACTCTCGCAATGTCTTCTCTTTTAGCCGACATGAATATTTTCGCCGAGTATTGTGCAACCTATTAGCAAGATGGGTCGAGGATGGAGAAATACCTCACGACGAACCATTACTCAAACAAACCATAGAGAACATTTGTTACTACAACGCCAAACGCTACTTTCGCTTCAATTCTGATCAAGGCTTAGAGGGGTAA
- a CDS encoding NAD(P)-dependent oxidoreductase: MTKPVIGFIGLGLMGGNMVENLQNRGYELNVMDLNKDAVAACVARGAKAANTPKELAEASDIVMLCLTTSEVVEKIVYGEEGILAGIKEGATLIDFGTSIPASTRKIGADLAAKGAGMIDAPLGRTPAHAKDGLLNIMAAGDIETFNKVKPVLDEQGENVFHLGALGSGHVTKLVNNFMGMTTVATMSQAFAVAKRAGVDGQQLFDIMSAGPSNSPFMQFCKFYAVDGEEKLGFSIANANKDLGYFLEMVKDLGTESLIAEGTSKSLQAAVDQGLGQNDVPVIFDYFAELEG; this comes from the coding sequence ATGACAAAACCTGTCATTGGTTTCATCGGCCTTGGTCTGATGGGTGGAAACATGGTTGAGAACTTACAAAACCGTGGTTACGAATTAAACGTAATGGATTTGAATAAAGACGCTGTGGCAGCTTGTGTTGCTCGCGGTGCTAAAGCAGCAAACACACCAAAAGAACTTGCTGAAGCAAGTGACATCGTGATGCTATGTCTAACGACTTCTGAAGTTGTAGAAAAAATCGTTTACGGTGAAGAAGGTATCCTAGCAGGTATCAAAGAAGGCGCGACACTGATCGACTTCGGTACATCTATCCCAGCTTCTACTCGTAAGATCGGTGCTGATCTAGCGGCGAAAGGCGCAGGTATGATTGATGCGCCTCTAGGCCGTACTCCTGCTCACGCTAAAGATGGTCTTCTGAACATCATGGCAGCTGGTGACATCGAAACCTTTAACAAAGTTAAACCTGTTCTTGATGAGCAAGGCGAGAACGTATTCCACCTAGGCGCACTAGGTTCTGGTCACGTGACTAAGCTAGTAAACAACTTCATGGGCATGACGACTGTTGCAACCATGTCTCAAGCGTTTGCCGTTGCTAAACGTGCTGGTGTTGATGGTCAACAGCTATTTGACATCATGTCTGCTGGTCCTTCGAACTCTCCTTTCATGCAGTTCTGTAAGTTCTACGCTGTAGACGGCGAAGAGAAGCTAGGTTTCTCAATCGCGAACGCAAACAAAGATCTAGGTTACTTCCTAGAAATGGTTAAAGACCTAGGTACTGAGTCTCTAATCGCAGAGGGCACTTCTAAGAGCCTACAAGCAGCAGTAGACCAAGGTCTTGGTCAGAATGACGTTCCAGTTATCTTTGACTACTTTGCTGAACTAGAAGGTTAA
- the kduD gene encoding 2-dehydro-3-deoxy-D-gluconate 5-dehydrogenase KduD, with the protein MILDSFNLEGKVAVVTGCNTGLGQGMALGLASAGCDIVGVNISEPTETKLQIEALGRRFLDVRANLMVLDNIPSIIDQAVTTFGKVDILVNNAGIIRRNDALEFSEQDWDDVMDINVKSVFFMSQAAAKQFIAQGTGGKIINVASMLSFQGGIRVPSYTASKSGVMGVTRLMANEWASKGINVNAIAPGYMATNNTAALQADEERNKAIVERIPAERWGTPKDLAGPCVFLASSASDYVNGYTIAVDGGWLAR; encoded by the coding sequence ATGATTCTCGATTCGTTCAATCTTGAAGGAAAAGTCGCTGTTGTGACTGGGTGTAATACTGGACTTGGTCAAGGTATGGCGTTGGGTTTGGCTAGCGCAGGCTGTGACATTGTCGGCGTGAACATTTCTGAACCAACAGAAACCAAACTACAGATCGAAGCGCTTGGTCGCCGCTTTTTGGATGTACGTGCGAATCTTATGGTTCTAGACAATATTCCGAGCATCATTGATCAAGCTGTTACTACGTTTGGCAAGGTCGATATCTTGGTAAACAACGCTGGCATCATTCGTCGTAATGACGCTCTCGAATTCAGTGAGCAAGATTGGGATGACGTAATGGACATCAACGTCAAGTCGGTCTTTTTTATGTCTCAAGCCGCAGCCAAGCAGTTCATTGCTCAAGGTACTGGCGGCAAGATCATTAACGTGGCGTCCATGCTTTCATTCCAAGGTGGTATCCGCGTGCCTTCATACACGGCATCGAAAAGCGGCGTGATGGGCGTAACGCGTTTAATGGCGAATGAATGGGCAAGCAAAGGTATTAACGTAAATGCGATTGCGCCGGGCTATATGGCGACTAACAACACCGCAGCTCTGCAAGCAGATGAAGAACGAAATAAAGCAATCGTCGAGCGCATCCCTGCAGAGCGGTGGGGTACACCAAAAGATCTGGCAGGGCCGTGTGTCTTCCTTGCGTCTTCTGCTTCTGATTACGTGAACGGCTATACCATCGCGGTCGATGGCGGCTGGTTAGCTCGTTAA
- a CDS encoding sodium:solute symporter family protein has translation MNIDILVVAVYFVFMIAVGIIFKRLAGNSTSDYFRGGGKMLWWMVGATAFMTQFSAWTFTGAAGKAFTDGFPIMVIFMANAFGFLLSWLFFSYRFRQMRVVTPVEGVRRRFGATNEQVFTWATMPTSIVYTGIWLNGLALFVSAVFKIDIETTIIVTGLIVLFISVIGGSWGVVASDFVQMVVIMAVTVVCAVAAIIKIGGPSNLIEQFPTDSIMGPGMNYPLLFVAWFIFMFVKQLQNINNMQDSYRFLTAKDSINARKAALLAFVLMLVGPAIWFMPPWVTAVIYPDAALAHVDALGGKAADAVYLVFVERVMPVGMVGLLMSAVFAATMSSMDSGLNRNAGVFVRNFYNPIINKDASERQLMRVSQAVTVVFGVLIIMVALFINSLRGLSLFDAMMYVSTLLQMPILVPLFFGMFIKKTPDWAAWATLAVGMVVSYLVSFVITPDVIANMLNLENGFTSREASDLIVMNGIIGHLLITGGFFCLTTKFYKAPQEARAKELSEFWTDVDTPVVEAEGQDEVDRQQRSMLGKLILVFGALVITMVLIPNPFWGRMAFLFCGGVVLTVGALLLKSAKKTEVLSTQLQH, from the coding sequence ATGAACATAGATATACTCGTAGTCGCCGTTTACTTTGTGTTTATGATCGCCGTGGGGATCATCTTTAAACGCTTGGCCGGTAACTCAACCAGTGACTACTTTAGAGGTGGCGGCAAGATGTTGTGGTGGATGGTAGGCGCAACGGCGTTTATGACCCAGTTCAGTGCGTGGACGTTTACCGGTGCAGCAGGCAAGGCCTTTACTGACGGCTTTCCGATCATGGTGATCTTCATGGCGAATGCGTTTGGCTTCTTGTTGTCTTGGTTATTCTTCTCGTACCGTTTCCGTCAAATGCGAGTAGTGACACCTGTAGAGGGTGTGCGCCGCCGCTTTGGTGCGACGAACGAGCAAGTGTTCACTTGGGCAACAATGCCAACCAGTATTGTTTACACAGGTATTTGGTTGAATGGCTTGGCGCTGTTCGTGAGTGCGGTGTTCAAAATTGACATCGAGACCACCATCATAGTCACGGGTTTGATCGTTCTGTTTATTTCTGTGATTGGCGGCTCATGGGGCGTTGTGGCGTCAGACTTTGTCCAAATGGTTGTCATCATGGCCGTAACTGTAGTGTGTGCCGTAGCGGCGATCATTAAGATCGGTGGCCCAAGTAACTTGATCGAGCAGTTCCCTACCGATTCAATCATGGGACCGGGTATGAACTACCCATTGCTGTTCGTCGCTTGGTTTATCTTCATGTTCGTTAAGCAGTTGCAAAACATCAACAACATGCAGGACTCTTATCGTTTTCTTACTGCAAAAGATTCTATCAACGCACGTAAAGCGGCTCTGCTTGCCTTTGTGTTGATGCTTGTTGGCCCTGCGATTTGGTTTATGCCTCCTTGGGTAACTGCAGTTATCTACCCAGACGCAGCACTTGCGCACGTCGATGCACTTGGCGGAAAAGCAGCCGATGCGGTTTACCTTGTGTTTGTAGAACGTGTGATGCCAGTCGGCATGGTTGGCCTACTTATGTCTGCCGTGTTTGCAGCCACCATGTCTTCAATGGATTCTGGCCTCAACCGAAATGCGGGGGTTTTCGTTCGTAACTTCTACAACCCAATCATCAATAAAGATGCGTCTGAACGTCAGCTTATGCGTGTCAGCCAAGCGGTAACCGTTGTGTTTGGTGTACTGATCATCATGGTCGCATTGTTCATCAATTCATTGCGTGGTTTGAGCTTATTCGACGCAATGATGTACGTGAGTACCTTACTTCAAATGCCGATCTTGGTGCCGTTATTCTTCGGCATGTTCATCAAGAAAACGCCGGATTGGGCAGCATGGGCAACGCTTGCTGTTGGTATGGTGGTCTCTTATCTCGTGAGCTTTGTGATCACACCTGACGTTATCGCTAACATGCTAAATCTTGAAAATGGCTTTACCAGCCGTGAAGCGTCTGACCTGATTGTAATGAACGGCATCATCGGTCATCTACTGATTACGGGTGGCTTCTTCTGCTTAACCACTAAGTTCTACAAAGCACCTCAAGAAGCGCGCGCAAAAGAGCTTTCGGAATTTTGGACGGATGTTGATACACCAGTGGTGGAAGCTGAAGGACAAGATGAAGTGGATCGTCAACAACGCAGCATGCTTGGCAAACTGATCTTGGTGTTTGGTGCTTTGGTTATCACCATGGTGTTGATTCCAAATCCATTCTGGGGACGCATGGCCTTCCTATTCTGTGGTGGCGTTGTGCTTACCGTTGGTGCCTTGCTTCTTAAGAGCGCCAAGAAAACTGAAGTACTGTCGACACAGTTACAACACTAA
- a CDS encoding cupin domain-containing protein: MFVFNKDIALEDLGDGIKRKVLAYSDNMMSVEVYFDKGAVGALHSHPHEQITYVLSGEFEFTIGDETKVVKAGDALYKQPNIIHGCTCLSEGVLLDNFTPMRKDFV; the protein is encoded by the coding sequence ATGTTTGTATTTAATAAAGACATTGCTCTGGAAGATCTTGGCGATGGTATCAAACGCAAAGTTTTGGCTTACAGTGACAACATGATGAGCGTCGAAGTGTATTTCGACAAAGGTGCGGTCGGCGCTTTGCACAGTCACCCTCATGAGCAAATTACTTATGTGCTCTCCGGTGAGTTTGAATTCACCATTGGCGACGAGACGAAAGTCGTCAAAGCCGGAGATGCGCTATATAAGCAGCCGAACATCATTCATGGCTGTACTTGTTTAAGCGAAGGTGTGTTGCTCGATAACTTCACGCCTATGCGCAAAGATTTTGTCTAA
- the katG gene encoding catalase/peroxidase HPI, producing the protein MSDKNNPSKCPVMHGANTNQQAAEFNWWPKTLNLDILHQHDHKTDPMGESFDYATAFNSLDLEEVKKDLINLMTDSQDWWPADWGHYGGLMIRMAWHSAGTYRIADGRGGSSRGNQRFAPLNSWPDNGNLDKARRLLWPIKKKYGDKLSWADLMILAGNMAYESMGFKTFGFAGGREDIWHPEKDIYWGAEKEWLQPSGGENNRYSGERDLENPLAAVMMGLIYVNPEGVDGKPDPIKTAHDMRVTFARMAMNDEETVALTAGGHTVGKAHGNGDASVLGPEPEGAEIEDQGFGWLNKTSRGIGRDTVTSGVEGAWTTNPTKWDNGYFHLLFTYDWWVTKSPAGAAQWEPINIKEEDMPVDVEDPSIRRNPMMTDADMALKFDPEYRKIAERFRDDPKYFEDCFARAWFKLTHRDLGPKSRYLGPDVPAEELIWQDPVPPVSYHLLEENIDALKMAILNSELSIGDLVSTAWDSARTYRGSDRRGGANGARIRLAPQKDWVGNEPKRLQKVLNVLDSIRTTHNSPISMADLIVLAGGVGIEKAASNAGINIAVPFNQGRGDATDAMTDADSFDVLEPIHDGFRNWLKSNYVVTAEELLLERSQLMQLTAVEMTVLIGGMRVLGTNYGNAAHGVFTDQVGALTNDFFVNLTDMNYSWHPTSDSEYEIRERASGETKWKASRVDLVFGSNSVLRSYAEVYAQDDNKEKFVQDFVAAWVKVMNNDRFDL; encoded by the coding sequence ATGAGCGACAAAAACAATCCCTCCAAATGCCCAGTCATGCATGGAGCGAATACCAACCAACAGGCGGCTGAGTTCAATTGGTGGCCGAAAACTCTGAACCTCGACATCCTTCATCAACACGATCATAAAACCGACCCTATGGGTGAAAGTTTTGATTACGCGACTGCGTTTAATTCTCTTGATTTAGAAGAAGTGAAAAAAGACCTGATCAATTTAATGACCGACAGCCAAGATTGGTGGCCGGCCGATTGGGGGCACTACGGTGGTTTGATGATCCGTATGGCGTGGCACTCAGCAGGTACATACCGTATTGCCGATGGTCGAGGTGGATCGAGCCGAGGTAATCAGCGTTTTGCTCCATTAAACAGTTGGCCAGATAACGGTAACCTAGACAAAGCACGTCGTTTACTTTGGCCTATCAAGAAAAAATACGGCGACAAATTATCGTGGGCGGATTTGATGATTCTAGCCGGTAACATGGCGTATGAATCCATGGGCTTTAAGACCTTTGGCTTCGCTGGCGGTCGTGAAGACATTTGGCACCCGGAGAAAGACATTTATTGGGGTGCAGAGAAAGAATGGTTGCAACCAAGTGGCGGTGAGAATAACCGTTACTCGGGTGAACGCGATTTAGAGAACCCTCTTGCTGCGGTAATGATGGGGTTGATTTACGTAAATCCAGAAGGTGTTGACGGGAAACCTGACCCAATTAAAACCGCGCACGATATGCGTGTGACCTTTGCTCGAATGGCAATGAATGATGAAGAAACCGTAGCCCTCACTGCTGGTGGTCATACAGTAGGTAAAGCACACGGTAATGGCGATGCGTCAGTACTTGGGCCTGAGCCTGAAGGTGCAGAAATCGAAGACCAAGGCTTTGGCTGGTTAAATAAAACCTCACGCGGCATTGGCCGAGATACCGTAACAAGTGGCGTTGAGGGCGCATGGACGACAAACCCGACTAAGTGGGACAACGGCTACTTCCACTTGCTGTTCACTTACGATTGGTGGGTAACGAAGAGCCCAGCAGGAGCTGCACAATGGGAACCAATCAACATCAAAGAAGAAGATATGCCTGTGGATGTGGAAGATCCAAGTATTCGACGTAATCCAATGATGACCGATGCAGACATGGCACTGAAATTCGATCCTGAATATCGCAAGATTGCGGAACGCTTCCGCGACGATCCAAAATACTTCGAAGATTGCTTTGCTCGCGCTTGGTTCAAACTCACTCACCGCGATCTAGGTCCAAAGTCTCGCTATCTTGGGCCAGATGTCCCAGCGGAGGAGTTAATTTGGCAAGACCCAGTCCCGCCAGTGTCTTACCACCTATTGGAAGAGAATATTGACGCGCTCAAGATGGCGATTCTAAACAGTGAATTGTCGATTGGTGACTTGGTGTCGACAGCATGGGACAGCGCACGTACTTATCGCGGCTCTGACCGTCGTGGCGGCGCAAATGGTGCACGTATTCGCCTCGCCCCTCAGAAAGATTGGGTCGGCAATGAGCCAAAACGATTGCAAAAAGTGCTTAATGTGTTGGATTCCATTCGCACCACACACAACTCCCCGATTAGCATGGCAGATTTAATCGTGTTGGCTGGTGGTGTCGGTATCGAGAAAGCGGCGTCAAACGCAGGAATTAATATTGCCGTTCCATTTAATCAAGGTAGAGGGGATGCGACAGATGCCATGACGGATGCCGATTCCTTCGATGTGCTTGAACCGATCCATGACGGCTTCCGTAACTGGCTAAAATCGAATTACGTGGTCACAGCGGAAGAACTCTTGCTGGAAAGAAGCCAATTAATGCAGTTGACCGCGGTCGAGATGACGGTGCTGATCGGTGGTATGCGTGTTCTCGGCACTAACTATGGCAACGCTGCACACGGCGTGTTTACCGACCAAGTCGGCGCATTGACGAATGACTTCTTCGTGAATTTAACAGACATGAACTACTCATGGCATCCAACCAGCGATAGTGAATATGAAATCCGTGAGCGTGCTTCTGGAGAAACTAAGTGGAAAGCATCACGCGTCGATTTGGTGTTTGGTTCTAACTCGGTTCTGCGATCTTATGCTGAAGTTTACGCACAAGACGACAACAAAGAGAAATTCGTACAAGATTTTGTTGCCGCTTGGGTCAAAGTAATGAACAACGACCGTTTCGATCTGTAA